The Desulfococcus multivorans DNA window CTCAACGACCTGATGCAGAATTCAAAAATCAACGAATCGAGCCGCCTGGCCACCTACGTTCAAAATTCTCTGTACAGCCAGATGAAAGGGAATTACAGATACGTCAGCAATAAAGGCGTCAAACAGGCCCCCTTTTACGTTCTTCTGGGGGCCCAGATGCCCGCTATTCTGGTGGAAACATCCTTCATCAGCAACGAAAGAGAATGCAAGCGCCTTGTCACTGCGCAATATCAGGAGGATCTCTGCAAGGCCATCGTCAAGGGCGTCCGGGGGTATATCCGGGAAACCACGCCAACGGCCTTCTGGAACCCTCGTCCGAGCAAAAAAGGTTAGGCGCGTGCCGCCGGAAGGGTGATGCGTCGTTTCTCGGGATCCTCGTTCGGGCGATAGAACACCCCGATATGACCGATCATCCCGATAAGTTCGGATCCGGTTCGCTCCTCGATCAGGTTGGATAGGGTGATCTTCTGATCCTTCTCCTTGAAATCCACAAATCTGATCTTGATCAGTTCATGGGTGTCCAAAGCCTCGTGGGTGGAGCGGATGACGCTGTCGGTCACTCCCTGACGGCCGATATGAACCACAGGCTTCCGGCCGTGTGCCAACCCCCTTAGATATTTTTTCTGAAATCCGGTCAATCGCGTCATATGGTATTCCCCTTTCATGGGGTAGGTGTCTACCAGACCCACCACCATCTTTCAAGCCGATATTTCCGCACAGGTGCCCCTCCGATGTTGACGGCCGCAAATACCCTATTTCCCCAAAGCCGGACTCCTTTCCACCATCGCCTTGAGATCCTCCCAGTTGAAGTGGAGGTACCGTCGGGTGGTGTTCAGATTTTCATGGCCCAGGAGATATTGGATGACGATAAGGTTTTCGCCCTGCTGCGCCTTTAAACTGGCACCGGAATGCCGGAGGAGGTGAGGACCGTGTTTTCGCTTGAGGATGCCTGCCTTTTCCAGGGCACTGCTGACAATATAATGCACCTGTCTGGGTTTGAGAGGCCGGCCGTGACTGGACAGAAAAACCCACTCGCTCTCGCTGCCTTTGTATTCCGGCCGAATATCATACCATCGCAGGAATTTATTGATTAAATCCTGATTTAAAGGAATTTTATCAACCTTATGCCGCTTTCGGGTTATCCACAGCTCCTCTGCATCCAATCGGACGTCATCTTGTTTTAATTGGACTACCTCGGAAACCCTGAGGCATATATCCGTAAAAAGGCTCATCATCAGTAAATTACGATCAACAGTCTTTTTTCCGGAATGATTTGCTACTGAACGGAAAAGAATTTCAAGCTCAGAATATGTCAAATAATCTGTTTTTGGAGGATAAATTTTGGGTTTGCCGATTAATGAAGCTATATTTTCGATAATCAAACCCTCATCAACAAGATAGTCCATATATCCCATCAGAACATATATGACATTTAATTTAGAGGATTTTGATATTTTCAGAGATTTTAAATAATGAACTACTATATTTTTATGTATGTCAACCGGAAAGAGAATTTTATGCGACTTACAGAACCTTTCAAATCTATTTAATTCATATCTTCTGTTTCTGATTGATGATCTGCTGAGTTGTCCTGTTGCCGATTTTTCATCTAAGTAATTATCTATCGATTCGGATATTGAAAAAGAACTTTCAGGGTCGAATAGTCTCGTCATGGAATATCCTCCGTTATTCAAGACTTAATTCCTTCGTTCAAATTGATATCTATTCAAATGCAGCATTCCGTAATATTTAATCGATATACAGTTTTTTTTATTTATGACAATTTTAGTCAATATATAGAAATCGATTTTGCACAATAGTAATTTGCCACTGCTGATGCGATCGGCGTCTGACCATAGGTGAACTTCAGGGGGGTCGGTCTGAAAACCATCCCTAAAATTGCGCAATAGAAACATATTGTGTTATATTATGGCCGTCAAGCTCTTTTTGATCTGGATGTTATGTCTGTTTTTCTCTTTTGTATTGTGACAACTGGTTTATTTTTATTATTCTCATTATTTTCCGACAAACCATTTTGACCCAGACCGCACCAAAAGCGGTTAATCAATATTCGTCAGACCGAATCCATAAAATCATCTCTTTAATTGATCAAATGTCATTAATATGGTAATGCTCACTAAAATAAAGATTAACAGAATTTAACGGAGAATGATCATGGCACGGACAAAATATCATATCACACCCGAATCTGGAAGATTATCCGTAACACTCAACAAAAGACAGCTTAAAGAGTTTAAAAAAATGTCTATAGAATTTGAAACCTCAATAGATGATATTTTGCAAATGGCCATCGAAACATTTATTAAAAAGTACAATGATATTTCAATAGATGAAATGGATGAAATCGGTCTTAAAGCCATGATTCAAGATGATCGATAAATAAAATATATTTTATCTCATTTTGCTCTAAGGCCAATTCATATGAAAATCCTGACAGTTTCCGACTTCATAGAATCATGTCTATATAAAGATTTTGACAGTGAACTTTTCAAAGATATAGAGGTCATTCTATCCTGCGGCGATCTTTCTCCGGAATATTTATCTTTTATATCATCAAGGATCAATGCTCCACTTTATTATGTTAAGGGCAATCATGATATAAGATACATTGATAAAGCCCCAAACGGATGCATTGATATCGATTCAAAGCTGATTCGTTTCAAAAAGTTGAAAATTGCAGGTTTTGAAGGCTCCCGATGGTATAACGGCAACCCGATCCAATATACCGAATCTCAGATGAAAAAAAAGATCATGAAGATGTGGCCCAGGTTATGGTGGAACAGAGGCGTCGATATCGTAATCACCCATGCGCCACCACGCTATATCGGTGATGCGGAAGATCCGTGTCACAGGGGCTTTAAAAGTTTCCACCCCTTGATTGACCGTTTTTCCCCCCAATATTTTATTCACGGTCATATTCACGCCCGTTTCAACAAACCGTCTGAACGCATACGGATTGTCAAAAACACCCGGGTCATCAACACTGTTGGCTATTTTATCCTGGAGATCGATGAAAAATAGATTGTTCGATACCTTTTTCACCGGATTGAAAAACCGGCAGAAAAAAAGAGAGCTGAAAAGCTTCAGGGAAGATCAGGAGAATGAAGAGGCTTTCGACACACGGGATCTCGGCCTCAAGGAGGTGGAGATCAGCAGGATTGTCGGCAGCGTCGGTCGCTATCAGGATTTTGACAGTCGATTTCGGCTCAAAACGGGAATACCGTCCGAAAGGCTCATGAAGATCAGACAGGCGATCCGGGACGGGAAACCACTGCCGCCCGTATCCCTGTACCAGATCAAGGACGAATATTATATCGTAGACGGGAATCACCGCGTTTCCGTGGCAAAGGAGCGCGGCTGGAAAACGATCCACGCCCATATTCTCGAATTTCTGCCCTCCCGGAAAACGATCGAAAACATTCTCTACCGGGAAAAACTCGATTTCAGGGAAAAAACCGGCATCACGGCGCCCATCGACCTGACGGAGGTCGGGCAATATGCCTATCTGACGGAACAGATCAGGGAGCACCAGGAATCCCTTACCACCATCAACGGCACCGAGGTGGCCTTCAAGGACGCCGCCGCGGACTGGCACAAAACCATTTTTCTGCCGTTTGTCGCCATCATCGAGAAAAGTCACCTGGCGGCGGCATTTCAGAACCGCACCATTGCCGATCTCTATGCCTATATCTCCTTCCATCAATGGAAAAAAGGACGGGGACGACATTACGGTATCGGCCTGGACCAGATCATTCCAAAAAACATGGAGGAATTTCGGGCGAAGGTGGCCGACCAGAGGGGGCATGAATTTCCGGAAATGAAACGACTCATGACGGCTTTCGTGCTGATCTCCGTCAAGGCGGGCGAGGAATTCAAGATCATGGAAAAGCTCTTTGCCCTCGAGGAGGTAAAGGAGCTCTATGACGTGCCCGGGGAATTCGACCTCATCGTCAAGATCGTCATGGAGCGGGATTGGCTCAGTTCGGATTCGGAGGTGATCGGCTATTTCGTTTACAGGCATATCCGCCGGATTCCCGGGGTGCATAAAACCCAGACACTGATTCCGACATTCTCAAAAAGCAAGCAGGGGGTCGTGTGATGTCCCGCCGCAGCCGCGGAACACCGCGACCGGAAAGGGGAAAAACATGAAGACGTTAACCGGAAAGTCCTGTATCGTCACGGGCGCCTCCCGCGGTATCGGTCGAGCGATTGCCGAACGGCTGGGCAGGGATGGTGCGTCGGTCATTGTCAACTATTTCCAAAACGCCGAGGCGGCCCATGCCGTGGCGTCAACCATCAAGGCTTCAGGAGGTTGCGGCGTTCCGGTTAAGGGTGACGTCGGAAAATCCGAGGATGTCCGAAGGCTCTTCGATGCCGCCGCGGACCGTTTCGGCAAAATCGATATCCTCGTCAATAACGCCGGGATCGCCGTCGCCCGGAAGTGCCCCATCGCCGAAGTGTCCGATGACGTCTTCGACCGACTTTTCGCCGTCAATACCCGCGGGGTTTTTTCAGCGCTCCGGGAAGGCGCCCGCCGCATAGCGGATCACGGCCGCATCATCACGCTCTCGAGCACCGTCGTATCCATGGCGCTGCCGGGCTACGGCATTTATGCCGCCACCAAGGCGGCGGTTGAGGTCCTGACGCGGATCTTGTCCAAAGAACTGGGCGACCGGAACATCACCGTCAATGCCGTGGCGCCCGGCCCCGTGGATACGGACCTGTTCAACGCCGGCAAAACCGAGGCCGTGAAGCAGCAGATGGCGGATATGTGTCCGCTCCATCGTCTCGGTCGACCCGAGGATATCGCGAATGTCGTGGCGTTCCTGGTCAGCGACCAGGGCGGCTGGGTCAACGGTCAGATTGTTCGGGCCAACGGGGGGATGGTCTGAGGACGCCTATTCCCGCACCAGCACGTCGACAAAAGCCTTCCGGGTGATGCCGCCGAGACAGGGGGCGGGGTCGATTCCGGAGAGAACCCGCTCCACGTCGATTTTCCGGTAGAGACACCCGATGAGGCGGCGCTCCAGTCCACGGATCGCTTCCGGGTCCGGAAAGCTGCCGCGTATGGCGACCTGCTTGATATGCCCTTTCTCGATGACGACGCGGACCTGGAAGGGACCGGTGTCGGATCGGCCGGGCAGCACCAGGGAAAATCGGGGTGACCGGCCATGATTCCAGTGCCAGGAATGGTATTTGTCCCGGGCCAGCGCATCCACCACATCCCACTGATGCCCATCCAGACGGTACACCGATCCGTCACCCCCCCAGGCGTCGACAACACCGTCCCGGATGCCGGACTTGAAGGCATGCATGGAAACGTCCGAAGGCAGGAATTCGACAATATTGGCTACGGGGCTCCGCAACGATCGCACCGCCTTCGACGCCATGGGATCCGACGGCGGCGCAAGCGCATTCCAAAGCACGTCCAGCCGGGCGTCGAAAAGGAGCGTGCCGTGGACGAGCAGGCCTTTCCCGTTCGAATACTGGGATATCCCGGATATCTTTCTGCCGTCCACGACGATGTCGTTTCCGGCATTGAGCGCTGCGGGAACCCCCATGCCTTTCAAGGCAGCGATGATGGGCGCGGCGAAGAATGCATAGTTGTTGAGATAAGCGGGGTCGAAACGGGTGATGAAGCTGAAGTTCAGATTGCCGTGATCGTGATAGACCGCCCCGCCCCCGGATATTCGTCGCACCAGCGGCATGTTGTTTTCAGCCAGATAGGCTGAATCGACTTCAAGAAGCGGATTCTGGTTTCTGCCGATAATGACGGAAGGACGGTTGACATAGAGCAGCAGGTATCCGTGATTCAGATCAACGTGTCCTGTGGCGTACTCCTCGAGAGCCAGATTTATTCGGGGATCGTCGACATGATTGTTGTGGATCAGAAACAAGCGGTTCGCCATGGCACCCTATCCATGAAACCCATCGCCGCCCCAGACCCGTGCCGCCGACAAAGGCAAATCGTCTCGAGCGGTCAGATCTGAAAACGCCGCACGGGGACGGCATCGGAAATCGCAGTGACGGGGAAGGCGTGTCAGATGACCGTCGACAGAAAAACGATTCCCAGTGTCACGCAGATCAAGACGGTAATATTGAAAATACGACGATATTCGGCCGTGATCGATGTTCTGTCGTTCAACCGTTTGAAAAAGAGGATCTCATTCGGGGTGAATTTCAGCGGCCCGTTGGATTTCGGTTTCGTCACATGCGTTCCTTTTGACGGTGATCTGTAATTTGAGGTTTCAAAGTCGCTCGTTCAGTTATAAAAATTATTATACATAAAAAAGGACGCTGTCAACGACGGAATCCCGGCTTTTTTGTTCCTTGCCAAAATCTGTAAAGCCTTTTATGAAAGACGACATCATTCACGGCTGCTTTTCAGAGAGGGTATCATGGTCATTGCGGGACTCACAGGCGGAATCGCCACCGGCAAGTCGACGGTAGCGAGGTTTTTCAAGGCGGCCGGAGCCGCCGTCATCGACGCCGACCAGATCGCCCACGACGTGGTTCGCCGGGGATTGCCGGCATGGCAGGGCATCGTGGCGGCTTTCAGCCGGGACGTACTTCGGGAGGACGGTGAAATAGACCGGGAAAAGCTGGGCCGGATCATTTTCAACGACGCCGCCCGGAAATCGGCCTTGAACCGCATCGTCCACCCGTTTGTTTTCGAAGAGATGGAAAAACAAATGCGGGAAATCGAGGCGACCGCCCCTGAAACGGTGGTCATACAGGACATCCCGCTTCTTTTCGAATCGGGGATGCACCGCAAGCTGCCCAGGATCATTGTGGTGTACGTGCCGGAAGCCCTTCAATTTTCCCGTCTGATGAAGCGGAATCACCTGAGCGCGGCGGAGGCGCGGGCGCGCATCCGGAGCCAGATCCCCATCGAGGAAAAACGCAACCTGGCGGATATTCTGATCGATAATTCCGGAACCCTGGAGCAGACGCGGGAGAGAAGCCTCGAGGTCTATGCGATGCTGAAACGGTCCGTATCGAGACCCTGAACCCAGCCCTCATCCTCCGGGGAGCGTGTGCCGGACAGCGACGAAAGTCCGGGAAAAAGAGGAAACATTCATGCCGTTTATCGCCGACCTCCACGTTCATTCCAGGTTTTCGCGGGCCACCGCCAAAAATCTGGACCTGGAGCACCTTTACATCAGTGCCGCCGTCAAGGGCATTTCGGTGGTGGCCACCGGGGACTTCACCCATCCCGCATGGTTTCAGGAGCTTCGGGAAAAACTCATCCCGGCGGAGCCCGGCCTTTTCGCCCTCCGGGAGGATATAAGACGCCGATGTGACGCCGAGATACCCCCCTCCTGCAAGGGGACGGTCCGGTTCATTCTGGAAACCGAAATCAGCAATATTTACAAGAAAGCCGACAGAACCCGAAAAAACCACAACCTCATCTACGTGCCCTCCCTGGCGGTGGCGGAAACCCTCAATGCACGGCTGGACGCCATCGGCAACATCCGTTCGGACGGCAGGCCCATCCTGGGTCTTGACGCCAGGAATCTCCTGGAGGTGATGCTCGAGTGCTCTGAAGACGCATTCCTGATTCCGGCCCATATCTGGACGCCCTGGTTTTCACTTCTGGGGTCCAGGTCGGGATTCGACAGTCTCTCAGCCTGCTTCGAGGACCTGTCCCACCATATCTTTGCCGTGGAAACCGGGCTCTCTTCGGATCCGCCCATGAACCGCCGGATCTCGGAGTTGGACTCCCGGACCCTCGTCTCCAATTCAGACGCGCATTCGCCGGCCAACCTGGGACGGAACGCCAATCTGTTCGACACGACGCTCTCTTTTTTCGGCATTCGGGACGCGCTCCTGTCCGGAGATCCGGATCGGTGCCGGGGCACTATAGATCTCTATCCGGAAGAGGGCAAATACCACATGGACGGACATCGAAAGTGCGGCATCTGGCGCCGTCCATCCGAAGGGGCCGAAACCGAATGGCGCTGTCCCGCCTGCGGTGCGCCCATGACCCTGGGGGTGCTCCATCGCGTCGAAACCCTTGCCGACCGCCCGGAAGGCGCGATACCCGACGGAAAGCCGCCGTTTTACCACCTGATCCCCCTTGCGGAAATCCTCTCTGAAATTCTCGACGTCGGGGTCAAAACCCGAACGGTGGACCGCTGTTACCGGAAAGCGATCCATTGCCTGGGCCCGGAGCTCCACATCCTGAAAGACTGTCCCATAGACCGCATCCTCGAAGCGGATATCCCCCTTCTGGGGGAAGCGATCGACCGAATGCGAAGCGGGCGCGTTCATATCTCTCCCGGCTTCGACGGAGAGTACGGCCGGATACGGGTCTTCGCACAAGGTGAAAAGAGCGTTCTGACCGGACAGCAATCCCTGTTTTCCCGAAAACGAACACCTGCGGCCGCCGTCGAAGCGTCGTCGCCTGTTCCGCCGTTTGGAACGGCCCTGCCTGAAAGGGGGGATGCGAAAGCATTACCGGCCACAGGGCCGAACCCCTCCCATGCCGCCTCCGGAACGGACAGCCTCAACACCGCCCAGAAATCCGCCGTTGTGCATTCCGGCTCGCCCCTTCTGATCATCGCAGGACCGGGCACCGGCAAGACCCGGACCCTGACCCATCGGATCGTTTTTCTGACGGCGGTCCGCCGCGTATCCCCCGAAAACATTCTGGCGATCACCTTCACCAACAAGGCCGCCCGGGAGATGCGCGAACGGGTGGCGGCACTTTTCCAGACCGCCGGTCCGTCTCCCGGCCGGCTGCCCACCATCGGGACCTTTCACGGTTTCTGCCTGACCGTTCTGAGATCGGTCCAGGGCGATTCCCACACCGTCATCGATGAACATGATCGGCAACGCCTGATTCAGGCGGCCTTCGAAAAACACGGCGGCAAAACCTTCAGTCCCGACCTGTCGGCCCGGCGGCTATCGGATCTGATCACACGGGCCAAACAATATCTCTGGGGGCCGGAGGATGATTTGAGTTCGCTGGCCGATGAGAAGGCCTGCCACGTTCTGGGAACGATCTACCGGAGCTATCAGGGGATGCTTACGGTCGAAAGGCTCCTCGACTACGACGATCTGATCATGAATACGGTGCGTCATCTCGAGGGGAATCCTGCTTTCCGCCGGGAGCTGATCGATCGTTATCATCATGTTCTCGTGGACGAATACCAGGATGTCAACCCCGCCCAGTACCGGCTCGTTCGAATCCTGTGCCCCAGAAGCGACAAGGAGCTCTTCGTCATCGGGGATCCGGATCAGTCCATCTACGGCTTTCGCGGCGCCGATGCAGCCTGCTTCAGCCGATTCGCCGAGGATTATCCCGGAAGCCGGACCATCCATCTCAACCGGAACTACCGATCGGTTGAAACCATCCTCGACGCCGCCCACCAGGTCATTCGCCGGCACAGCCTGAATACCCCCGAAGTCCGCGCCTATTCCAACATCCAGGGCGTCAAGACCCTCACGGTCATGGAGACCCCGACGGAGCGGAGCGAGGCGACGGCCGTCGGCCGGATCATCGAATCCATGGTGGGGGGATTCGGCTTTCAATCCATCGATTTCGGCGGCGCCGACGGCGCCTTCGGTGAAAGAGAGCACGCCTTTTCCGATTTCGCCGTGCTCTACCGCAGTCATGTTCAGGGGCAAATCCTTTCAAAAACCCTTCAGGACGCCGGTATTCCCTGTCAGTTGGTCCACCGGGAAAGCGTCTACGGTCAGCCCGGGGTCCTGGAATTGACATCCTTATTAAAGCTTGTTTTCCGAAAAGGCATCATGAACGATTTCGACAGGGTTTGCCGCCTGCCGTTTTTCGGCTGGGACGAAAGCAGTCTGGCCGACTTCAAAGACCGTTTCTACGCCGCCGAAACGCCCCTCGATGCCTTGCTGTGGGTCGATTCAACCGCCGTCAACGAAATGCCCGGGAACATTCGGGAGCGGTTTTTCCGCACGCGGGACGTTCTGAAAGACCTTCGCGAAAGCGTGCGCGGAAAGTCCCTTGGAGCGGCGCTCTCTGTCCTGAAGGATCGCGCCGGTCTTCAGCGGATGATCGATGCGTCACCTGAACGGGCGGCGGCGCTGGAAGGTCTGATCCAAAGGACCGACAGCCGTTCGTGTGAACGGGTCGACGACCTGTTCGCCGCCGCCGCCCTGGAAACCGATGCCGATCTCCATGACGGGGAGGCCCAGAAGGTGACACTCATGACCTTTCATGCATCCAAGGGGCTCGAGTTTTCGGTCGTCTTTATCGTCGGTTGCGAGGACGGCCTCGTGCCTTTCAGGCGCGCCGACAACCATTGCGAGGATCCGGCCGAGGAGCGGAGACTTTTCTATGTGGGAATGACCCGGGCCAGGGAACGGCTCTTTCTGCTGAGTGCCGGAAACCGGATGGTCCACGGCAGACTGGAAAAGAGAATCCTGTCGCCCTTTGTCCTGGACATCGAGCGCCGCCTGGTCGAGCGGCGGCGCGTCGAGAACCGCGGCTCCGCCAAGCAGCCGATCCAACTGGGCCTGTTCACCGGGGAGTAGCGGGTTGAAGGGCCGTCCCTTTCGGGCCGTCCATGGGTGCAGTGGTTTACTTTCATGAAATCCGGCGCTATGTTATTTTTTGAATCTCAGCTGTCAATTTTCACAGGCCGGTGCCGGGAGGATACGGCCCGCGCCCCGCGCGGTTTCGTTCAAGTGCCGCTGTCGGGTCACCCTCATGAAAGTCGAAAGTTGAGTTTGAATCTCAAACGGAAAAGAGGAGTGCAACGTGTATCTGGCGCGCCGTCAAGTTCAGGGCAAAACCTACTACGCCATACGGGAATCCTATCCTGCGGGCAAGATCTTTCGGAGTCGGCATCTGATAGACCTCGGGACCGACCCTGCCGCCTATGTACAATACCCGGGAGGAAACGCCTTTTACATTCATGAATCCATCGAGGACCGACTCCGGGCCCTCGACGTCGTTTATGAAGCGGACGAGCTGGACGAGATCTTCTGGCCGTTTGTCCGTCCGGATATCCGGAAAGCTCAGGCCTATTTTCGACGAAGGGGCCGCGCAGCGCGCGGCACCGCTTTCGACGATGCCCTGGCCGGCGACGTTTTTCACCTCTTTGATCGAAGGCGGGTGCACTATCTTCGATTCGGTCAGATGGATCAGGGGCGGATCGGACGGGTATCGCCGCGGCTTTTCAAGATCTTTCTCGGTAAATCACGGGATGAAATCGAACAGTATTTCATCCAGGCGGAACAACTGCTGAAACCCCATGAGGTCAAATCCTATGTTTTTGTCATCTTTGATTTACAGCGGCACTTTTCCGAGCACTTCGCCAAAACCATGCCCCAGGGGCTCGATCAGGGCATAGTGGACACCCTCTTTCTCCAGGACGTCTGCCGAATGAACCGCGACAGACGTTTCTGGGGCGATATCACTCCGGAGAACCGGCTCCACCCCTATCTGGTCCGATATCTCATTATGTTTTTCGACAACGATTACGGGCGGAGCAGCTATCTGGACGACATCCTTCAGGCCTGGATCAACAGCCGGAGAGATTTTCATTTTCCCGAAAGAAGGGTGCGCGTCTCCTTCAAGGAGGCCGGCACCGTATTCGGTATTTCCGAGGAAGCACTGAGACGGTTGTCCAGAAAGGAATTGTCCCGCCTCTTTCGTCAAAAGGCACAGGAGATGCATCCGGACAAAGGCGGAGACCATGACGCGTTCATACGCCTGGCAACGGCCTATCAGGACATCAAAGAACACAAGAAGTGAACGTTGGAGCGAAGCGTTCCGGCGTATGTCGAAAGGAGGGCGTGATCATGAAACAC harbors:
- a CDS encoding YhbY family RNA-binding protein — encoded protein: MTRLTGFQKKYLRGLAHGRKPVVHIGRQGVTDSVIRSTHEALDTHELIKIRFVDFKEKDQKITLSNLIEERTGSELIGMIGHIGVFYRPNEDPEKRRITLPAARA
- a CDS encoding tyrosine-type recombinase/integrase; this encodes MTRLFDPESSFSISESIDNYLDEKSATGQLSRSSIRNRRYELNRFERFCKSHKILFPVDIHKNIVVHYLKSLKISKSSKLNVIYVLMGYMDYLVDEGLIIENIASLIGKPKIYPPKTDYLTYSELEILFRSVANHSGKKTVDRNLLMMSLFTDICLRVSEVVQLKQDDVRLDAEELWITRKRHKVDKIPLNQDLINKFLRWYDIRPEYKGSESEWVFLSSHGRPLKPRQVHYIVSSALEKAGILKRKHGPHLLRHSGASLKAQQGENLIVIQYLLGHENLNTTRRYLHFNWEDLKAMVERSPALGK
- a CDS encoding metallophosphoesterase family protein; translation: MKILTVSDFIESCLYKDFDSELFKDIEVILSCGDLSPEYLSFISSRINAPLYYVKGNHDIRYIDKAPNGCIDIDSKLIRFKKLKIAGFEGSRWYNGNPIQYTESQMKKKIMKMWPRLWWNRGVDIVITHAPPRYIGDAEDPCHRGFKSFHPLIDRFSPQYFIHGHIHARFNKPSERIRIVKNTRVINTVGYFILEIDEK
- a CDS encoding Lrp/AsnC ligand binding domain-containing protein — its product is MKNRLFDTFFTGLKNRQKKRELKSFREDQENEEAFDTRDLGLKEVEISRIVGSVGRYQDFDSRFRLKTGIPSERLMKIRQAIRDGKPLPPVSLYQIKDEYYIVDGNHRVSVAKERGWKTIHAHILEFLPSRKTIENILYREKLDFREKTGITAPIDLTEVGQYAYLTEQIREHQESLTTINGTEVAFKDAAADWHKTIFLPFVAIIEKSHLAAAFQNRTIADLYAYISFHQWKKGRGRHYGIGLDQIIPKNMEEFRAKVADQRGHEFPEMKRLMTAFVLISVKAGEEFKIMEKLFALEEVKELYDVPGEFDLIVKIVMERDWLSSDSEVIGYFVYRHIRRIPGVHKTQTLIPTFSKSKQGVV
- a CDS encoding SDR family oxidoreductase gives rise to the protein MKTLTGKSCIVTGASRGIGRAIAERLGRDGASVIVNYFQNAEAAHAVASTIKASGGCGVPVKGDVGKSEDVRRLFDAAADRFGKIDILVNNAGIAVARKCPIAEVSDDVFDRLFAVNTRGVFSALREGARRIADHGRIITLSSTVVSMALPGYGIYAATKAAVEVLTRILSKELGDRNITVNAVAPGPVDTDLFNAGKTEAVKQQMADMCPLHRLGRPEDIANVVAFLVSDQGGWVNGQIVRANGGMV
- a CDS encoding lipoate--protein ligase — protein: MANRLFLIHNNHVDDPRINLALEEYATGHVDLNHGYLLLYVNRPSVIIGRNQNPLLEVDSAYLAENNMPLVRRISGGGAVYHDHGNLNFSFITRFDPAYLNNYAFFAAPIIAALKGMGVPAALNAGNDIVVDGRKISGISQYSNGKGLLVHGTLLFDARLDVLWNALAPPSDPMASKAVRSLRSPVANIVEFLPSDVSMHAFKSGIRDGVVDAWGGDGSVYRLDGHQWDVVDALARDKYHSWHWNHGRSPRFSLVLPGRSDTGPFQVRVVIEKGHIKQVAIRGSFPDPEAIRGLERRLIGCLYRKIDVERVLSGIDPAPCLGGITRKAFVDVLVRE
- the coaE gene encoding dephospho-CoA kinase (Dephospho-CoA kinase (CoaE) performs the final step in coenzyme A biosynthesis.), with the protein product MVIAGLTGGIATGKSTVARFFKAAGAAVIDADQIAHDVVRRGLPAWQGIVAAFSRDVLREDGEIDREKLGRIIFNDAARKSALNRIVHPFVFEEMEKQMREIEATAPETVVIQDIPLLFESGMHRKLPRIIVVYVPEALQFSRLMKRNHLSAAEARARIRSQIPIEEKRNLADILIDNSGTLEQTRERSLEVYAMLKRSVSRP
- a CDS encoding UvrD-helicase domain-containing protein; its protein translation is MPFIADLHVHSRFSRATAKNLDLEHLYISAAVKGISVVATGDFTHPAWFQELREKLIPAEPGLFALREDIRRRCDAEIPPSCKGTVRFILETEISNIYKKADRTRKNHNLIYVPSLAVAETLNARLDAIGNIRSDGRPILGLDARNLLEVMLECSEDAFLIPAHIWTPWFSLLGSRSGFDSLSACFEDLSHHIFAVETGLSSDPPMNRRISELDSRTLVSNSDAHSPANLGRNANLFDTTLSFFGIRDALLSGDPDRCRGTIDLYPEEGKYHMDGHRKCGIWRRPSEGAETEWRCPACGAPMTLGVLHRVETLADRPEGAIPDGKPPFYHLIPLAEILSEILDVGVKTRTVDRCYRKAIHCLGPELHILKDCPIDRILEADIPLLGEAIDRMRSGRVHISPGFDGEYGRIRVFAQGEKSVLTGQQSLFSRKRTPAAAVEASSPVPPFGTALPERGDAKALPATGPNPSHAASGTDSLNTAQKSAVVHSGSPLLIIAGPGTGKTRTLTHRIVFLTAVRRVSPENILAITFTNKAAREMRERVAALFQTAGPSPGRLPTIGTFHGFCLTVLRSVQGDSHTVIDEHDRQRLIQAAFEKHGGKTFSPDLSARRLSDLITRAKQYLWGPEDDLSSLADEKACHVLGTIYRSYQGMLTVERLLDYDDLIMNTVRHLEGNPAFRRELIDRYHHVLVDEYQDVNPAQYRLVRILCPRSDKELFVIGDPDQSIYGFRGADAACFSRFAEDYPGSRTIHLNRNYRSVETILDAAHQVIRRHSLNTPEVRAYSNIQGVKTLTVMETPTERSEATAVGRIIESMVGGFGFQSIDFGGADGAFGEREHAFSDFAVLYRSHVQGQILSKTLQDAGIPCQLVHRESVYGQPGVLELTSLLKLVFRKGIMNDFDRVCRLPFFGWDESSLADFKDRFYAAETPLDALLWVDSTAVNEMPGNIRERFFRTRDVLKDLRESVRGKSLGAALSVLKDRAGLQRMIDASPERAAALEGLIQRTDSRSCERVDDLFAAAALETDADLHDGEAQKVTLMTFHASKGLEFSVVFIVGCEDGLVPFRRADNHCEDPAEERRLFYVGMTRARERLFLLSAGNRMVHGRLEKRILSPFVLDIERRLVERRRVENRGSAKQPIQLGLFTGE
- a CDS encoding J domain-containing protein, translated to MYLARRQVQGKTYYAIRESYPAGKIFRSRHLIDLGTDPAAYVQYPGGNAFYIHESIEDRLRALDVVYEADELDEIFWPFVRPDIRKAQAYFRRRGRAARGTAFDDALAGDVFHLFDRRRVHYLRFGQMDQGRIGRVSPRLFKIFLGKSRDEIEQYFIQAEQLLKPHEVKSYVFVIFDLQRHFSEHFAKTMPQGLDQGIVDTLFLQDVCRMNRDRRFWGDITPENRLHPYLVRYLIMFFDNDYGRSSYLDDILQAWINSRRDFHFPERRVRVSFKEAGTVFGISEEALRRLSRKELSRLFRQKAQEMHPDKGGDHDAFIRLATAYQDIKEHKK